The nucleotide window TGAGGCGTCCACCGGGCACTACTTCGAAATGCAGGTGCGCGCCGGAGGATTCGCCGTTGCTGCCGACCTTGGCGATCTGCTGTCCGGCACGGACTTGGTCGCCGGTGTGCACGAGCACCCCGGATTCGTACATGTGTCCGTAGACGGTGCTGAGGGTCTGGCCGTCCAGGTTGTGGTCGATGACTATCCATTGCCCGAAGCCGGTCGCGGGGCCGGCGTCGACCACGGTCCCGTCGGCGGCGGCGTAGATCGCGGTGCCTTCGGGGGCGGCCAGGTCCACGCCGAGATGGCGGCGGTGCCCATCTCCGCCGCTGGCGTCGAAGGTGTCGCTGAGGGTGTATTCGCCGCTGCGGACCGGCCAGACCTTGGTGGTACTCGATCCGGCGGGCGATTCCCCGCCGCTGTGGGGCGCTGATGTGGTTGGCGCGCAGCTGCTTTGGTCGTCGTCGAGCATCATGACCAGCAGCAGCGGCACCGCCAGCACCAGCGCGATGACCGCAGCCAGCGCGCCGGTGCGGGCGGTGGTGATCACCCGCTGGCCTCCAGACCGGGGTCGGTCTCGTGCAGCCGTTCCACCAGCGTGCGGTTGTAGCTGCGCGAGTCGGTGAGTTGCTGCTGTAGTTCGGCGATCTGGCGATGCAGGTCGGCGGCCGCGCTGCCGGTGACCGGTCCGGCCGCGTCGGTGACCCAGTTCATCACCGAATTCGGATGTACCCCAATGTCATCGGCGACGGCGCGGGCAGCTTTCGACCGTGACATCCCGCCGCTGCACAACTTCAGAACTCGCCCCACCGCGTCTTTGCGCACCTCGGCATTGACCACGCGGTAGCGGCGCTGCGATGTCACGATGTCCTCCTGTCTGCGGTGGTCCGGACACCGAATGTGTCGAACCTGGCCGAAGTGGCGTTGATGCCGCTGGATTCCTCGGTCGGTGTTTGCTTCAGGTAGAAGGGCAGGCCGGGCTGGCGATCTTCGCCGATCTTCAGCAGGAATTTGCCGGTGCCCGGCGCTATCGCCTTGTCGTGTGAGTCCTCCTGCGCCGCATCGGCTTCGGCTTCGGCATCGAGGATGCGGCGGCGCACGGGTTCGCCGGTGAGCGATTGGGGTGCGGACCAGCCGGTGACCATCGCCTGTTCGGCGGCGGTGAACGGGCAGATGGAGTCCAGGCGGCGCAGCTCCTCGGCGGGCAGGGCGCCGAAGACCTTGGCGCGGGCGCGTTCGAGGAAGCCCAGGGCCTTGGAGATGGTGGCCTCCGAGCCGAGCGATTGCAGGTCCTTGATGGTGTGACTGATCATGATCAGCGATGTGGCGATGCCTCGCTGGAGCCGAGTCAGTTCATCGACCCGGTCGATCATGAAGTCTCCCAAGGCCAGGACTTGCCACAGTTCGTCCATGACCACCTGGAAATACTGCTGACGCGCCAGGCCCACATCGGCGAGCAGGTTCAGCGCATCGATGGCGCCGAATCCCTGCGACCAGCTGGCCAACATCACCGCGGCCTTCAGCTTCTTGTCGGAATTGGCGATGTGCGAGACATCCACGCACACCCCGATGCGGTCCAGGTCGAACTGGTGGGTGGTCTGCCCGTTGAACACGGTGCCGAAATTGCCCTGGGTCAGGGCGCGCAGGCTGCGCAGCAGATCCACGATCGCGGCCTGGTACTTGGTGTCATCGTGCGCGGCCGCGTCCAAGCGCAGGGCTTCCCCACCGCCGGCGATGACCTCGGCCAGGTCATCGAAGATCGGCGGCGCGGTGATGGTGAACCCGCGCCCACCCTCGGGCACCGGCTGATACAGGATGCGCAGCGCGGTGGAGATCAGCGTGTTCTCGAAGTCCCGGATCCGTTCCCCCCGTGAGAGTTCGATCAGACCGCCGATCAGATTGGTTTGCCGTGCCCGGATCTCGGTGCGCAGAATCTCGGCCTCGGTGGCGAATCCGTCGGCTTCCAGGCGCGCCAGGGAACGACCCATGACCCCGGAGTCCAGCGGGTTGAGCTTGCCGTGCCCGTATCCCAGGTCGATGACCTGCCCGCCGCAGCGTTCGATCACACCCCGGTAGTCCGGTTTCACGTCCGCGAGCACCAACGGCTTGATGCCCTGGGCGATACCGCCCAGGACCAGCCGCCGCACGAATGTGGATTTACCGAATCCGTTGAGCCCCAGCACGAACAGGCTCGGAGCGGTGATGAACGTGCCGCGCTTGAACCAGTTCATGGGGTCGAAGCACACCGGTTCACCGGTGTCGAGATGCCAGCCCAGCGGGGTGCCGAGCACGGGGGCGCCGGCGCCGACCGCCCAGGGCCACAATCCCGCGACCTGAGCGGTGGTGCCTCGGTATTCGACGGGGCGGGCCGCGACTCCGCGGCCGCCGCCGGGGCCGGTATATCCGGCGGCGGTCAGCGCGGGCGTGTGCGTCTTCTTCTGTGCCGCACCGGTTTTGGTAGCAGCGGCGGGAGCGGTGCCGGTGCGGCGGTGTTGGGCGCGACGGCGGTTGTCGTCGGTTTGGAGTTGGAAACGCGCCAGCATGGCGGCGATCGGGTGGCCGTGCGCGGCGCGGGCTTCGAGCCGT belongs to Nocardia sp. NBC_01503 and includes:
- a CDS encoding transposase → MTSQRRYRVVNAEVRKDAVGRVLKLCSGGMSRSKAARAVADDIGVHPNSVMNWVTDAAGPVTGSAAADLHRQIAELQQQLTDSRSYNRTLVERLHETDPGLEASG